A window from Pseudomonas frederiksbergensis encodes these proteins:
- a CDS encoding RidA family protein, which produces MTKTVITSDKAPAAIGTYSQAIKAGNTVYMSGQIPLDPKTMELVEGFEAQTVQVFENLKAVAEAAGGSFKDIVKLNIFLTDLSHFAKVNEIMGKYFDQPYPARAAIGVAALPKGSQVEMDAILVIE; this is translated from the coding sequence ATGACCAAAACAGTTATCACCAGCGACAAGGCCCCGGCCGCCATTGGCACTTACTCCCAGGCGATCAAGGCCGGCAACACCGTTTACATGTCGGGTCAAATTCCTCTGGACCCAAAAACCATGGAACTGGTTGAAGGCTTCGAAGCCCAGACCGTCCAGGTGTTCGAGAACCTCAAAGCCGTGGCTGAAGCCGCTGGCGGTTCGTTCAAGGACATCGTCAAACTGAACATCTTCCTCACCGATCTGAGCCACTTCGCCAAGGTCAACGAGATCATGGGCAAGTACTTTGACCAGCCTTACCCTGCCCGCGCCGCCATCGGCGTAGCAGCCCTGCCAAAGGGTTCGCAGGTTGAGATGGATGCCATTCTGGTCATCGAGTAA
- a CDS encoding IS110 family transposase encodes MAMPVSVTKPIVGVDVAKNELVIYQSDGDLLEEIPNTKTSIKQWLKALSGTVAIAIEATNIYHLDFADLAYEAGCTIYMVGGYELKHYREGVKIRAKTDALDAKLLARYLKNEAEELRPWTPPSPLYRQLLSLFRRRAALVQARVGLVQSWSNEPLLKAAFAEQVKSMQQLETLIEKTINDQLKEAGLLGQLKRCLKVEGIGFLTGARLITAFQRGDFRNADAFIAFLGMDLRVAKSGQKDARRSLTKRGDPEARRLLHNAAMSASRTKAWKGYYEEQRTRGFSTTQALVMLARKLARVVFALLKGQSEYQPKAS; translated from the coding sequence ATGGCAATGCCGGTTTCTGTCACAAAGCCGATCGTAGGTGTGGATGTCGCCAAGAATGAACTGGTGATTTATCAGTCTGATGGGGATTTGCTTGAAGAGATTCCCAACACCAAAACATCCATCAAACAGTGGCTGAAGGCGTTGTCGGGGACGGTGGCTATTGCCATTGAGGCGACCAACATTTACCACCTGGACTTCGCTGATCTGGCCTATGAGGCCGGTTGCACGATTTACATGGTGGGAGGCTATGAGCTCAAACATTATCGCGAAGGCGTGAAGATCCGCGCCAAAACCGACGCACTGGATGCCAAGCTACTGGCTCGTTACCTGAAGAACGAAGCCGAGGAGTTGCGTCCTTGGACCCCGCCCTCACCGCTGTACCGCCAGCTCCTGAGCCTTTTCCGCCGCCGCGCAGCCTTGGTCCAGGCCAGGGTCGGCCTGGTGCAGAGCTGGTCGAATGAGCCGCTGCTTAAGGCGGCTTTTGCCGAGCAAGTGAAGTCCATGCAGCAGCTTGAGACGCTGATCGAAAAGACGATCAACGATCAGCTCAAAGAAGCCGGTTTGCTCGGTCAATTGAAGCGCTGCCTGAAAGTTGAGGGTATTGGATTTTTGACTGGGGCCCGCTTGATAACTGCATTTCAGCGAGGAGATTTTAGAAACGCGGATGCCTTTATCGCCTTCCTGGGCATGGATTTACGGGTGGCGAAATCAGGACAGAAGGACGCTCGCCGCAGTTTGACCAAGCGCGGCGACCCCGAGGCCCGCCGACTTCTGCACAATGCAGCGATGTCGGCTAGCCGTACGAAAGCCTGGAAAGGGTATTACGAAGAACAAAGAACGCGGGGTTTCAGCACCACTCAGGCGCTGGTGATGCTGGCTCGCAAGCTTGCTCGGGTGGTATTCGCCTTGCTGAAAGGGCAAAGCGAATATCAGCCAAAAGCCAGTTGA
- a CDS encoding TonB family protein: MITTRQKLTRYSTSLAVVLGVHALAVALALNWTSRPPIELPPQAMMVELAPVPAPPPPAPPKVITPPQPPAPVEELPIPKLAEVPKAEIAVPKPVKPKPKPQPPKPVEKKPEPPKEKPSEEKPSDAQPTRAPTEKSAQPAPGPSPAQQAAKASWQGTLLAHLAKYKKYPASAQARGKEGMNRLRFVVDGEGNVLSFELVGGSGTADLDRATLEMIRRAQPLPKPPADMLTNGAIEIVAPFVYSLEKRRR; encoded by the coding sequence ATGATCACGACGCGCCAAAAGTTGACGCGTTACAGCACGAGCCTGGCCGTGGTGCTGGGCGTCCATGCGCTGGCCGTTGCGCTGGCGCTGAACTGGACCTCGCGCCCACCGATCGAGCTGCCGCCGCAGGCGATGATGGTCGAGTTGGCGCCGGTTCCGGCCCCGCCACCGCCGGCACCGCCGAAGGTGATAACGCCGCCACAGCCACCCGCCCCGGTGGAAGAACTGCCGATACCGAAGCTGGCTGAAGTGCCAAAGGCGGAGATCGCGGTGCCGAAACCGGTCAAACCCAAGCCAAAGCCTCAACCGCCCAAGCCTGTGGAGAAAAAGCCGGAGCCGCCTAAAGAGAAGCCGTCCGAGGAAAAACCGAGCGACGCGCAACCGACTCGGGCGCCAACGGAGAAATCCGCTCAGCCGGCACCGGGCCCATCACCGGCGCAGCAAGCGGCCAAGGCCAGCTGGCAAGGCACCCTGCTCGCTCACTTGGCCAAGTACAAGAAGTACCCGGCCAGTGCGCAGGCGCGGGGCAAGGAAGGCATGAACCGTCTGCGCTTCGTGGTGGATGGGGAAGGTAACGTGTTGTCGTTCGAACTGGTGGGCGGCTCTGGTACTGCCGATCTGGACCGGGCCACCCTGGAAATGATCCGCCGCGCCCAGCCACTGCCCAAGCCCCCGGCGGACATGTTGACCAACGGCGCCATCGAAATCGTTGCACCGTTTGTTTACTCGCTGGAAAAACGCCGGCGTTAA
- a CDS encoding hydrogen peroxide-inducible genes activator — MTLTELRYIVTLAQEQHFGHAAERCHVSQPTLSVGVKKLEDELGVLIFERSKSAVRLTPVGEGIVAQAQKVLEQAQGIRELAQAGKNQLTAPLKVGAIYTVGPYLFPHLIPQLHRVAPQMPLYIEENFTHVLRDKLRNGELDAIIIALPFNEADVLTLQLYDEPFYVLMPAQHPWTQKESIDAALLNDKSLLLLGEGHCFRDQVLEACPTLAKGNDGAKHTTVESSSLETIRHMVASGLGISILPLSAVDSHHYAPGVIEVRPLTPPVPFRTVAIAWRASFPRPKAIEILADSIRLCSVAKPQAPVVAA, encoded by the coding sequence ATGACTCTTACAGAATTACGCTACATCGTTACCCTCGCCCAAGAGCAGCACTTCGGCCACGCCGCCGAGCGTTGCCACGTCAGCCAGCCGACCCTGTCGGTGGGCGTGAAAAAGCTTGAAGACGAACTCGGTGTGCTGATTTTCGAGCGCAGCAAGAGTGCCGTGCGCCTGACCCCGGTCGGCGAAGGCATTGTCGCCCAGGCGCAGAAAGTGCTGGAACAGGCCCAAGGCATCCGCGAACTGGCCCAGGCCGGCAAGAACCAACTGACCGCGCCGCTGAAAGTCGGCGCCATCTACACCGTCGGCCCGTACCTGTTTCCGCACCTGATTCCACAACTGCACCGGGTCGCCCCGCAGATGCCGTTGTACATCGAAGAAAACTTCACCCACGTGCTGCGCGACAAACTGCGCAACGGCGAGCTCGACGCGATCATCATCGCCCTGCCGTTCAACGAAGCCGACGTGCTGACCCTCCAGCTCTACGACGAACCGTTCTACGTCCTGATGCCGGCCCAGCACCCGTGGACCCAAAAAGAATCCATCGACGCCGCCCTGCTCAACGACAAGAGCCTGCTGCTGCTCGGCGAAGGCCACTGTTTCCGCGATCAAGTGCTGGAAGCCTGCCCGACCCTGGCCAAAGGCAATGACGGCGCCAAGCACACCACGGTGGAATCCAGCTCCCTGGAAACCATCCGCCACATGGTTGCGTCCGGCCTGGGTATCTCGATCCTGCCGCTGTCGGCGGTGGACAGCCATCACTACGCTCCCGGTGTGATCGAAGTGCGTCCACTGACGCCGCCGGTGCCGTTCCGCACCGTGGCCATCGCCTGGCGCGCGAGCTTTCCGCGGCCGAAGGCGATTGAAATCCTCGCTGACTCCATTCGCCTGTGCTCGGTGGCCAAGCCGCAAGCACCGGTGGTTGCGGCCTAA
- the exbB gene encoding tonB-system energizer ExbB: MTRNQFPASPTKRPRAWSAVAALLLSLMLAPTATFADAQAPAAPAATAATAPAPAPAPAPAPAAQVTPAATDPAQAVDATGEDVPQVLEADNSLGMAHDLSPWGMYQNADIIVKIVMIGLAIASIITWTIWIAKGFELMGAKRRLRTEIVHLKKATTLREASASATKQGTLANLLVHDALEEMRLSVNSREKEGIKERVAFRLERLVAACGRNMSSGTGVLATIGSTAPFVGLFGTVWGIMNSFIGIAKTQTTNLAVVAPGIAEALLATALGLVAAIPAVVIYNVFARSIAGYKAQVSDASAEVLLLVSRDLDHLPTTERSVQPHMVKVG; the protein is encoded by the coding sequence ATGACACGCAATCAATTCCCCGCTTCGCCAACCAAACGACCTCGCGCCTGGAGCGCAGTGGCCGCCCTGCTGCTCAGCCTGATGCTGGCGCCGACCGCCACTTTCGCTGACGCACAAGCGCCCGCCGCTCCGGCCGCCACCGCTGCTACAGCTCCAGCTCCAGCTCCAGCTCCAGCTCCAGCTCCAGCCGCTCAGGTTACGCCGGCTGCGACCGATCCGGCCCAAGCCGTAGACGCTACCGGCGAAGACGTTCCGCAAGTCCTCGAGGCCGACAACTCCCTGGGCATGGCCCATGACCTGTCGCCGTGGGGCATGTACCAGAACGCCGATATCATCGTGAAAATCGTGATGATCGGCCTGGCCATCGCCTCGATCATCACCTGGACCATCTGGATCGCCAAGGGTTTCGAGCTGATGGGCGCCAAACGTCGCCTGCGCACCGAAATCGTCCACCTGAAAAAAGCCACCACGCTCAGAGAAGCCAGCGCTTCAGCCACCAAGCAAGGCACCCTCGCCAATTTGCTGGTGCATGACGCCCTGGAAGAGATGCGTTTGTCGGTCAACAGTCGCGAGAAAGAAGGCATCAAGGAACGCGTTGCCTTCCGTCTCGAGCGCCTGGTTGCAGCCTGCGGTCGCAACATGAGCAGCGGCACCGGCGTACTCGCCACCATCGGTTCCACCGCGCCGTTCGTCGGCCTGTTCGGGACCGTGTGGGGCATCATGAACAGCTTCATCGGCATCGCCAAAACCCAGACCACCAACCTCGCCGTCGTGGCTCCCGGCATCGCCGAAGCCCTGCTGGCAACCGCGTTGGGTCTGGTGGCAGCGATTCCTGCCGTGGTGATCTACAACGTCTTTGCCCGCTCGATTGCCGGTTACAAGGCACAAGTCTCCGATGCCTCGGCTGAAGTCCTGCTGCTGGTTAGCCGTGACCTCGATCACCTGCCGACCACCGAGCGCTCCGTGCAACCCCACATGGTCAAAGTAGGGTAA
- the exbD gene encoding TonB system transport protein ExbD, with protein MGLHLKEGADDDLAENHEINVTPFIDVMLVLLIIFMVAAPLATVDIKVDLPASSAKPAPRPEKPVFLSVKADQRLFLGEDEVKAEALGATLDARTQGKKDTTIFFQADKGVDYGDLMSVMDNLRAAGYLKVGLVGLETAVKK; from the coding sequence ATGGGCTTGCATTTGAAAGAAGGCGCAGACGACGATCTGGCCGAGAACCACGAAATCAACGTCACACCGTTCATCGACGTGATGCTGGTGCTGTTGATCATCTTCATGGTGGCGGCCCCGCTCGCCACCGTGGACATCAAGGTCGACCTGCCTGCTTCCAGCGCCAAACCGGCGCCACGACCAGAGAAACCCGTGTTCCTCAGCGTCAAGGCTGACCAGCGCCTGTTCCTCGGCGAAGACGAAGTGAAGGCCGAAGCACTCGGCGCCACCCTCGACGCCAGGACCCAAGGCAAGAAAGACACGACGATCTTCTTCCAGGCTGACAAAGGCGTGGATTACGGCGACTTGATGAGCGTGATGGACAACCTGCGCGCTGCCGGTTACCTGAAGGTGGGTCTGGTCGGACTCGAGACGGCAGTCAAGAAATGA
- the recG gene encoding ATP-dependent DNA helicase RecG, producing MTELSQVSVTALKGVGEAMAEKLAKVGLENLQDVLFHLPLRYQDRTRVVPIGHLRPGQDAVIEGTVSGADVVMGRRRSLVVRLQDGTGGLSLRFYHFSNAQKEGLKRGTRIRCYGEARPGASGLEIYHPEYRAITGDEPPPVDETLTPVYPLTEGLTQQRLRQLCMQTLTMLGPTSLPDWLPTELARDYQLAPLADAIRYLHHPPADADVDELALGHHWAQHRLAFEELLTHQLSQQRLRESMRSLRAPAMPKATKLPAQYLANLGFTPTGAQQRVGNEIAYDLSQHEPMLRLIQGDVGAGKTVVAALAALQALEAGYQVALMAPTEILAEQHFITFKRWLEPLGIEVAWLAGKLKGKNRVAALEQIANGTPMVVGTHALFQDEVQFKNLALAIIDEQHRFGVQQRLALRQKGVGGRMCPHQLIMTATPIPRTLAMSAYADLDTSILDELPPGRTPVNTVLITDTRRVEVIERVRSACAEGRQAYWVCTLIEESEELTCQAAETTYEDLTAALGELKVGLIHGRMKPVEKAAVMAEFKAGNLQLLVATTVIEVGVDVPNASLMIIENPERLGLAQLHQLRGRVGRGSAASHCVLLYHPPLSQIGRQRLGIMRETNDGFVIAEKDLELRGPGEMLGTRQTGLLQFKVADLMRDADLLPAVRDAAQALLERWPDHVSPLLDRWLRHGQQYGQV from the coding sequence ATGACCGAGTTGTCGCAAGTGTCGGTGACGGCACTCAAGGGTGTCGGCGAAGCCATGGCCGAGAAGTTGGCCAAGGTCGGCCTGGAGAATCTCCAGGACGTGCTTTTCCACCTGCCGCTGCGCTATCAGGACCGCACTCGCGTGGTTCCGATCGGCCATTTGCGTCCCGGGCAAGACGCCGTGATCGAAGGCACCGTCAGCGGCGCCGACGTGGTCATGGGCCGTCGCCGCAGCCTGGTGGTGCGCCTGCAGGACGGCACTGGCGGGCTCAGCCTGCGTTTCTACCATTTCAGTAACGCCCAGAAAGAAGGCCTCAAACGCGGCACGCGCATTCGCTGCTACGGCGAAGCACGGCCCGGTGCGTCGGGGCTGGAAATCTACCACCCGGAATACCGCGCCATCACCGGCGACGAGCCGCCGCCGGTGGACGAAACCCTCACCCCGGTTTACCCGCTCACCGAAGGCCTGACCCAACAGCGCTTGCGCCAATTGTGCATGCAAACCCTGACGATGCTCGGCCCCACCAGCCTGCCCGACTGGCTGCCGACCGAACTGGCGCGGGACTATCAACTGGCGCCGCTGGCCGATGCGATTCGCTACTTGCACCACCCGCCGGCCGATGCCGATGTCGACGAACTCGCCCTCGGTCATCACTGGGCGCAGCACCGTCTGGCCTTTGAAGAACTGCTGACACACCAACTGTCCCAGCAGCGCCTGCGCGAGAGCATGCGTTCCCTGCGCGCGCCAGCGATGCCGAAAGCCACCAAGCTGCCGGCTCAATATCTGGCCAACCTCGGTTTCACCCCGACCGGCGCTCAGCAACGGGTCGGCAACGAAATCGCCTACGACCTCAGTCAGCACGAGCCGATGCTGCGGTTGATTCAGGGCGACGTCGGCGCGGGTAAAACCGTGGTCGCTGCTCTCGCCGCGTTGCAGGCGCTGGAAGCCGGATATCAAGTGGCGCTGATGGCGCCCACCGAAATCCTCGCCGAGCAGCACTTCATCACCTTCAAGCGCTGGCTCGAACCGCTGGGCATTGAAGTCGCATGGCTGGCCGGCAAGCTCAAAGGCAAGAACCGCGTGGCCGCACTGGAGCAGATTGCCAACGGCACACCCATGGTGGTCGGCACCCACGCGCTGTTCCAGGACGAAGTGCAGTTCAAAAACCTCGCGCTGGCGATCATCGACGAACAGCACCGTTTCGGCGTGCAGCAGCGCCTGGCATTGCGACAGAAAGGCGTCGGCGGGCGGATGTGTCCGCACCAACTGATCATGACCGCGACGCCAATTCCCCGGACGCTGGCCATGAGCGCCTACGCCGACCTCGACACCTCGATCCTCGACGAACTGCCGCCCGGCCGGACGCCGGTGAACACCGTGCTGATCACCGATACCCGGCGCGTCGAAGTCATCGAGCGGGTACGCAGCGCTTGCGCTGAAGGGCGCCAGGCCTATTGGGTGTGCACGCTGATTGAAGAGTCGGAAGAGCTGACCTGCCAGGCCGCCGAAACCACTTACGAAGACCTCACCGCCGCCCTCGGCGAGCTGAAGGTCGGGCTGATCCACGGGCGCATGAAGCCTGTCGAAAAAGCCGCCGTCATGGCCGAATTCAAGGCCGGCAACCTGCAACTGCTGGTCGCCACCACGGTGATTGAAGTCGGCGTCGACGTGCCCAACGCCAGCCTGATGATCATCGAAAACCCGGAACGCCTCGGGCTTGCGCAATTGCACCAGCTGCGCGGTCGTGTCGGTCGGGGCAGCGCGGCCAGTCATTGCGTGCTGCTTTACCATCCGCCGCTGTCCCAGATCGGTCGTCAGCGTTTGGGCATCATGCGCGAAACCAACGACGGGTTTGTCATCGCCGAGAAAGACCTTGAGCTGCGCGGCCCCGGCGAAATGCTCGGTACGCGCCAGACCGGCCTGCTGCAATTCAAGGTCGCTGACCTGATGCGCGACGCCGATCTGCTGCCCGCCGTGCGCGACGCCGCCCAGGCGTTGCTGGAGCGCTGGCCGGATCACGTCAGCCCGCTGCTCGACCGCTGGCTACGTCATGGGCAGCAATACGGCCAAGTGTGA
- the spoT gene encoding bifunctional GTP diphosphokinase/guanosine-3',5'-bis pyrophosphate 3'-pyrophosphohydrolase, whose product MPSIDALADRLSTYLGKDQVNLVRRAYFYAEQAHDGQRRRSGEAYVTHPLAVANILADMHMDHQSLMAAMLHDVIEDTGIAKEALQAQFGETVAELVDGVSKLTQMNFETKAEAQAENFQKMAMAMARDIRVILVKLADRLHNMRTLEVLSGEKRRRIAKETLEIYAPIANRLGMHAIRIEFEDLGFKAMHPMRSARINQAVKRARGNRKEIVNKIEESLSHCLAIDGIQGEVSGRQKHLYGIYKKMRGKRRAFNEIMDVYAFRIIVDKVDTCYRVLGAVHNLYKPLPGRFKDYIAIPKANGYQSLHTTLFGMHGVPIEIQIRTREMEEMANNGIAAHWLYKSSGDEQPKGTHARARQWVKGVLEMQQRAGNSLEFIESVKIDLFPDEVYVFTPKGRIMELPKGSTAVDFAYAVHTDVGNSCIACRINRRLAPLSEPLQSGSTVEIVSAPGARPNPAWLNFVVTGKARTHIRHALKLQRRSESISLGERLLNKVLNGFDSSLEKVAAERVKAMLTEYRLELIEDLLEDIGLGNRMAYVVARRLLGEGEQLPSAEGPLAIRGTEGLVLSYAKCCTPIPGDPIVGHLSAGKGMVVHLDNCRNISEIRHNPEKCIQLSWAKDVTGEFNVELRVELEHQRGLIALLASSVNAADGNIEKISMDERDGRISVVQLVVSVHDRVHLARVIKKLRALTGVIRITRMRA is encoded by the coding sequence ATGCCGAGCATAGACGCCCTCGCCGATCGCTTATCGACCTACCTCGGCAAGGACCAGGTCAACCTGGTCCGCCGAGCGTACTTCTACGCCGAACAAGCCCACGACGGCCAACGCCGCCGCAGCGGTGAGGCGTACGTCACGCACCCACTCGCGGTTGCGAATATTCTTGCCGACATGCACATGGACCATCAGAGCCTGATGGCTGCGATGCTGCATGACGTGATCGAAGACACCGGTATTGCCAAGGAAGCGCTGCAAGCGCAATTCGGCGAAACCGTGGCCGAACTGGTCGACGGGGTCAGCAAACTGACCCAGATGAACTTCGAGACCAAGGCCGAAGCCCAGGCTGAAAACTTCCAGAAAATGGCCATGGCCATGGCCCGCGACATTCGCGTGATCCTGGTCAAACTGGCTGACCGCCTGCACAACATGCGGACCCTGGAAGTCCTGTCCGGCGAAAAACGCCGACGGATCGCCAAGGAAACCCTGGAAATCTATGCGCCTATTGCCAACCGGCTGGGCATGCACGCCATCCGCATAGAATTCGAAGACCTCGGCTTCAAGGCGATGCACCCGATGCGTTCCGCGCGGATCAACCAGGCGGTCAAGCGCGCCCGGGGCAACCGCAAGGAAATCGTCAACAAGATCGAAGAGTCACTCAGTCACTGCCTGGCCATCGACGGCATTCAGGGTGAGGTCAGCGGTCGTCAGAAACACCTCTACGGCATCTACAAGAAAATGCGCGGCAAGCGTCGGGCCTTCAACGAGATCATGGACGTCTATGCGTTCCGGATCATCGTCGACAAGGTCGATACCTGCTACCGCGTGCTGGGCGCTGTACATAATTTGTACAAACCGTTGCCGGGGCGCTTCAAGGATTACATCGCGATCCCCAAGGCCAACGGCTACCAGTCGCTGCACACCACGCTGTTCGGCATGCACGGTGTACCGATCGAGATTCAGATCCGCACCCGTGAAATGGAAGAAATGGCCAACAACGGCATTGCTGCCCATTGGCTGTACAAATCCAGCGGCGACGAGCAGCCAAAAGGCACGCATGCCCGCGCCCGCCAGTGGGTCAAAGGCGTGCTGGAGATGCAGCAACGGGCCGGCAATTCGCTGGAATTCATCGAGAGCGTGAAAATCGACCTGTTCCCGGACGAGGTCTACGTGTTCACGCCCAAAGGCCGGATCATGGAGTTGCCCAAAGGCTCCACGGCGGTCGACTTCGCTTACGCGGTGCATACCGACGTGGGCAACAGCTGCATTGCCTGTCGGATCAATCGTCGTCTCGCACCGCTGTCCGAACCGCTGCAAAGCGGCTCCACGGTCGAGATCGTCAGCGCTCCCGGCGCGCGACCGAATCCGGCGTGGCTCAACTTCGTGGTCACCGGCAAGGCGCGGACTCACATCCGCCATGCGTTGAAACTGCAGCGCCGCTCCGAGTCCATCAGCCTCGGCGAACGCCTGCTGAACAAGGTTCTCAACGGTTTCGACAGCTCGCTGGAGAAAGTAGCCGCCGAGCGCGTCAAGGCGATGCTCACCGAGTACCGCCTGGAACTGATCGAAGACCTGCTCGAAGACATTGGCCTGGGCAATCGCATGGCCTACGTGGTCGCCCGCCGACTGCTGGGTGAAGGCGAACAGCTGCCGAGTGCCGAAGGCCCGCTGGCGATTCGCGGCACCGAAGGCTTGGTACTTAGTTACGCCAAATGCTGCACGCCGATCCCAGGCGACCCGATTGTCGGCCACCTGTCCGCGGGTAAAGGCATGGTCGTGCACCTGGACAACTGCCGCAACATCAGCGAAATCCGCCACAACCCGGAAAAATGCATCCAGCTCTCGTGGGCCAAGGATGTCACCGGCGAATTCAATGTCGAACTGCGCGTCGAGCTGGAACACCAGCGCGGCCTGATCGCTTTGCTGGCCAGCAGCGTCAACGCGGCCGACGGCAATATCGAAAAAATCAGCATGGACGAACGCGATGGCCGCATCAGCGTGGTCCAACTGGTGGTCAGCGTGCACGACCGCGTACACCTGGCCCGCGTAATCAAGAAACTGCGTGCACTGACCGGGGTGATTCGCATCACCCGCATGCGTGCCTAA
- a CDS encoding SDR family oxidoreductase has translation MSAPSVLIAGCGDVGSRLATQLLAGGWEVHGLRRDVSRLPAGVIGVAGDLFNEDCPATWPVGAVDYLVYCAAATDHDEAGYRAAYVQGLQHVLEWLNDYGQVPNRLLFVSSSSVYGQQEGEWVDETSPTIATGYSGRLMLEAEQVALNSGIPASIVRLTGIYGPGREWLLTQVRRGYRVAVDPPLYGNRIHADDAAGLLACLLEADRRGVALDDIYIGVDDAPAPLAEVVGWLREYLGVTEWAEDASVRRTGSKQCSNARAKALGWTPKYPSYREGYAAILAQGS, from the coding sequence ATGTCTGCGCCTTCTGTTTTGATCGCCGGCTGCGGTGATGTTGGCAGTCGTCTGGCTACGCAATTGCTGGCTGGCGGGTGGGAAGTTCATGGCCTGAGGCGTGACGTCTCACGCCTGCCCGCGGGGGTAATTGGCGTTGCCGGTGACTTGTTCAATGAAGACTGTCCAGCGACCTGGCCAGTCGGTGCGGTGGACTACCTGGTGTATTGCGCAGCCGCCACCGATCACGATGAGGCGGGTTACCGCGCTGCTTATGTGCAGGGTTTGCAGCATGTGCTGGAGTGGCTGAACGACTATGGGCAGGTGCCTAATCGCCTGCTGTTCGTTTCCAGCAGCAGTGTGTATGGCCAGCAGGAGGGCGAGTGGGTCGATGAGACCTCGCCGACCATTGCAACAGGCTATTCGGGTCGATTGATGCTGGAGGCGGAGCAAGTGGCGCTCAATAGTGGCATCCCGGCCAGCATCGTACGTTTGACCGGCATTTACGGCCCAGGTCGCGAATGGCTGCTGACTCAGGTTCGTCGGGGTTATCGCGTGGCTGTCGACCCACCGTTGTACGGCAATCGCATTCACGCCGACGACGCGGCGGGGTTGCTGGCGTGTCTGCTTGAAGCGGATCGTCGCGGTGTAGCGCTGGATGACATCTACATTGGTGTAGACGACGCGCCTGCGCCGCTGGCCGAAGTGGTGGGCTGGTTGCGTGAGTATCTGGGCGTGACCGAATGGGCCGAAGACGCAAGCGTGCGCCGCACTGGCAGCAAGCAATGCAGCAATGCCCGGGCGAAAGCCTTGGGCTGGACACCGAAGTATCCGAGCTATCGCGAAGGCTACGCCGCGATACTTGCCCAAGGGAGTTGA